The Macaca nemestrina isolate mMacNem1 chromosome 6, mMacNem.hap1, whole genome shotgun sequence genome window below encodes:
- the LOC105499997 gene encoding TIR domain-containing adapter molecule 2 yields MGIGKSKIDSCPLSLSWGKRHSVDTSPGYHESDSKKSEDLSLCNVAEHSNITEGSTRKQEGAQSVEEMLEEEAEEEVFLKFVILHAEDDTDEALRVQNLLQDDFGIKPGIIFAEMPCGRQHLQNLDDAVNGSAWTILLLTENFLRDTWCNFQFYTSLMNSVNRQHKYNSVIPMRPLNNPLPRERTPFALQTINALEEESRGFPTQVERIFQESVYKTQQTIWKETRNMVQRQFIA; encoded by the coding sequence ATGGGTATCGGGAAGTCTAAAATAGATTCttgccctctttctctctcttgggGTAAAAGGCACAGTGTGGATACAAGTCCAGGATATCATGAGTCAGATTCCAAGAAGTCTGAAGACCTATCCTTGTGTAATGTTGCTGAGCACAGCAATATAACAGAGGGGTCAACAAGAAAGCAGGAGGGAGCTCAAAGCGTGGAAGAGATGCTTGAAGAAGAAGCTGAAGAAGAGGTGTTCCTCAAATTTGTGATATTGCATGCAGAAGATGACACGGATGAAGCCCTCAGAGTCCAGAATCTGCTACAAGATGACTTTGGTATCAAACCCGGAATAATCTTTGCTGAGATGCCATGTGGCAGACAGCATTTACAGAATTTAGATGATGCCGTAAATGGGTCTGCATGGACAATCTTATTACTGACTGAAAACTTTTTAAGAGATACCTGGTGTAATTTCCAGTTCTATACGTCCCTAATGAACTCTGTTAACAGGCAGCATAAATACAACTCTGTTATACCCATGCGGCCCCTGAACAACCCCCTTCCCCGAGAGAGGACTCCCTTTGCCCTCCAAACCATCAATGCCTTAGAGGAAGAAAGTCGTGGCTTTCCTACACAAGTAGAAAGAATTTTTCAGGAGTCTGTGTATAAGACACAACAAACTATATGGAAAGAGACAAGAAATATGGTACAAAGACAATTTATTGCCTGA